The genomic window ATTATATTTCCCGACGACCCTGTCTACTCCGCGGCGCCGCCCATCACGCCCCCGCCCGCCACAACCATGCACACGCCCACCAACACCACCGTGCTCTCCAACACCCCCGCGTCCTCCAACAGCTCGGCTCCGAACCTGGTGTGCAACAAGGTGTTCTTGTCCGAGGACGAGTTCACGCTCGACGAGGCCGGGACCGTCTACGTCGCGAACTACAGGCTCAACTACACCTTCAACGAGTACGTGGTGCAGGAGGGCGGCGTCCTGCTCTGCGCCCCGACCTACGACCGCTCCAAGTTCTCGGCGGTCATGGGCTGGGTGACGCTGCTGTGCCTCGGGGTCTCGTGCGCGTGCCTCATGGTCCACCTAGTGGCCTTCGCGATGGTGCCCGACCTGCGCTTCCTCTCCGGGAAGAATCTGGCATCTCTCAGCGTAACCCTGATCCTGGCCTACAGCGTCTTCGTCGCCAACGTGTTCAGCGAATTGGAAGGTGCGGGCTGCGTCGCAATGGCTGCCGTCCTGTACTACCTGTTCCTGTCATCCATCTGCTGGATGAACGCCGTTGCCTTCGACATCTGGCTCACCTTCCGGCGGGGCAAGACGGAACTCCGTGTGACCGCAGGGAAACAGTGGCGGAAATTCGTGGCTTACTGCGCCTACAGCTGGGGAATCCCCGCCCTGGCCGCCGCCCTCCTGGTCGTGCTAGACCTGCAGCGCCCCAAGGTGATTGTCGAAGAGATCCTGCCGTACCTGGGTCAGGGCGAGGGCTTGTGCTGGTTCGGACAGCGCAGGTCGCTCTTCGTGTTCTTCGCCATCCCCGTCGCCTTCATGATCGTGGTAAACGTCGTGTTCTTCATCTGCACGGCCCGCATCATCGCTGAGACCACGCTGTCCACCTCGGCCATGACGTCTAGCTCGCACCATAAGAGCCACTACAAGATGTACCTGCGCCTCGCCGTCCTCACAGGGTTCACGTGGCTCAGCGGCATCATAGCCGGGTACCTGCAGGTCGAGGCGCTGTGGTACGTGTTCGTCGTGTTCAACTCGCTCCAGGGCGTGTTCATCTTCCTGGCCTTCACCTGCCGCAGGAAGGTGTGGCGCACGATGGGCCTCCGGATGCGCCGCCTGTGCCAGAGGGGGTCCTCCTGGGTGGCGCGTCGGGTCGGGCCCAGCAGCCAGGGGGTCGAGCTTAAGGACGCCGTCGACGGGCAGTCATCTGCCACCCCCGCCACGTCGCTGGATGACTGCTAGTGGGACGTCCTCTTCTCCGGATGACTGCTGGTTGGATGACTTCTCTCCTGGATGTGGGCCAGTGGGATGTCTTCTTCCCTGGAGGATGTCCTCGTTGTTGGATGATGCCCTGGTTGACGTCCACTTGGCCCGGCGATCCACAAACCGCAAATCGCCGATAGATATTCAtgtgtataatgataattttttaccgAGGCGCGATTTACCAGTGTATCATTCATACTCAGATGTAGGTGCAATTAGATTATCGATACCGTGCGATACTCAGTCAGTGTTCTCTTTTCCAGTTTTCGTATCTGTTAGTAAAGATGAAGTCACTCTTGGGTAGTGAGATTTCGAAGAACGATACATGTAAATAAGGGACAGCCGTAAAGAAGGCTTGGAAAACAGTTCATTTAATGCTCAGGTTATAGGGTCAGTTAGATTTGTGCTTTCTAAACTGATTACGATCACATGCATGGacacacatgtgcgcgcgcgctNNNNNNNNNNNNNNNNNNNNNNNNNNNNNNNNNNNNNNNNNNNNNNNNNNNNNNNNNNNNNNNNNNNNNNNNNNNNNNNNNNNNNNNNNNNNNNNNNNNNNNNNNNNNNNNNNNNNNNNNNNNNNNNNNNNNNNNNNNNNNNNNNNNNNNNNNNNNNNNNNNNNNNNNNNNNNNNNNNNNNNNNNNNNNNNNNNNNNNNNNNNNNNNNNNNNNNNNNNNNNNNNNNNNNNNNNNNNNNGCATTCAAATCATCCACTCTGGCATATTCGCAGACGCCAATGAAAAAGCGTCAGTTCCATCTGAAATACTCTGCTTTTCTCATTGTTCAAGACATAAATACTCTTATCCATCTGCTACACTAATGcctatgtactgtatatatttcgAATgtacgattatattattattttgtaataaagaAATTTACTTTTAAGTTTGTTTTATATTCTTGTGGTGGTTGTAATTTCACCTGAAGGTGGTAATTAAAAGTAAGGTATTATCGTTGAAAATACTGATAGTTATAATAAGGAACACTAGTTAGTTATTCATTGATAAGAAACAATAGTAAATNNNNNNNNNNNNNNNNNNNNNNNNNNNNNNNNNNNNNGACTAGAAAacgggagaaaggaaatgaaNNNNNNNNNNNNNNNNNNNNNNNNNNNNNNNNNNNNNNNNNNNNNNNNNNNNNNNNNNNNNNNNNNNNNNNNNNNNNNNNNNNNTGTGNNNNNNNNNNNNNNNNNNNNNNNNNNNNNNNNNNNNNNNNNNNNNNNNNNNNNNNNNNNNNNNNNNNNNNNNNNNNNCGGAATCTTCTAAACAACAGTTGCCAGATATGCTTTTCCGCCTTTCTGCCTTTACTCTTAATACGATATTTGTATAAATTAATCTGCAGACAACATGCCAGTACCGAGGAAAAGCCAGCAAAACCACCGTTTGCATGAAACCGGAAATAGACTGACTTAAAGAACAGGAAACCCCGTGGTGATAGGAGgacgtggggggggaggaggggggactaccttcctcatcctttttgtctatatttttccAAATATTATCTTCCCTCCTGATTCCTAACATggaaaatatatactcatatacaattATCGTTTTCGTTGGTGTTTATACTTCCATNNNNNNNNNNNNNNNNNNNNNNNNNNNNNNNNNNNNNNNNNNNNNNNNNNNNNNNNNNNGTGGATACCCCTACAGAATGCTACTGCCCGGTTAGTGACGTAAGCAGTGACGTCAATACAGCTCGGGGGATGAAGTATGTCGCTTACAATAATCTCACATAGGAAATGCAGTTCTTATGACTCACAAATAGCGTCGATTTATTCCTAAAATCTTCTACAAGATAAGAAACCACTGATTCAGAACTACAGAGAgagttttcgttttattattattattttttaagaagtcTTTGTATTTAAAATAATGGAACGGCATTGAAATGAATGATGTCGGTACGCCGCCCTCTCTTTAATGTGATGTATCGCCTTCGTAAATTCAATAATGACTTccttcctcacattctttcctATTTGATTAAGGTTTTCGTAGATCAGATTTATTGTCGTTGAAACCCTACGGATAATTGTCAACATCGTTAAGAGATTCTTTGAGATTTTATGTTTACGCTATGGACTGAAGTGCACAATCCACGANNNNNNNNNNNNNNNNNNNNNNNNNNNNNNNNNNNNNNNNNNNNNNNNNNNNNNNNNNNNNNNNNNNNNNNNNNNNNNNNNNNNNNNNNNNNNNNNNNNNNNNNNNNNNNNNACTGCGCATCATCAAGATAATGAAGTGAAATAAATCTCATAGTCAGTAATGTGGCAGTGAAATACAAGGGATTGTGGAATGTATGAGAGCAATACAATGCATCGATAGTGAAAATGGGGCAAAAGGATTCCGAGTCGATACATAATGCNNNNNNNNNNNNNNNNNNNNNNNNNNNNNNNNNNNNNNNNNNNNNNNNNNNNNNNNNNNNNNNNNNNNNNNNNNNNNNNNNNNNNNNNNNNNNNNNNNNNNNNNNNNNNNNNNNNNNNNNNNNNNNNNNNNNNNNNNNNNNNNNNNNNNNNNNNNNNNNNNNNNNNNNNNNNNNNNNNNNNNNNNNNNNNNNNNNNNNNNNNNNNNNNNNNNNNNNNNNNNNNNNNNNNNNNNNNNNNNNNNNNNNNNNNNNNNNNNNNNNNNNNNNNNNNNNNNNNNNNNNNNNNNNNNNNNNNNNNNNNNNNNNNNNNNNNNNNNNNNNNNNNNNNNNNNNNNNNNNNNNNNNNNNNNNNNNNNNNNNNNNNNNNNNNNNNNNNNNNNNNNNNNNNNNNNNNNNNNNNNNNNNNNNNNNNNNNNNNNNNNNNNNNNNNNNNNNNNNNNNNNNNNNNNNNNNNNNNNNNNNNNNNNNNNNNNNNNNNNNNNNNNNNNNNNNNNNNNNNNNNNNNNNNNNNNNNNNNNNNNNNNNNNNNNNNNNNNNNNNNNNNNNNNNNNNNNNNNNNNNNNNNNNNNNNNNNNNNNNNNNNNNNNNNNNNNNNNNNNNNNNNNNNNNNNNNNNNNNNNNNNNNNNNNNNNNNNNNNNNNNNNNNNNNNNNNNNNNNNNNNCTGTTTCTCTCACCCGAAGATGAGCAATGATAAAGGAAATAGCGTTGAGAGAGACAACTGCAATAAGTAAAAACGTTTGAGTCTACCTTCAAGCTATTAAGTTTTCTTTAGTTANNNNNNNNNNNNNNNNNNNNNNNNNNNNNNNNNNNNNNNNNNNNNNNNNNNNNNNNNNNNNNNNNNNNNNNNNNNNNNNNNNNNNNNNNNNNNNNNNNNNNNNNNNNNNNNNNNNNNNNNNNNNNNNNNNNNNNNNNNNNNNNNNNNNNNNNNNNNNNNNNNNNNNNNNNNNNNNNNNNNNNNNAGGATGCTCCGAACGGCCGACTCACACGTAAAATTTCCTAATTACCTACCTATTAACATCTTCATATTTGTTTAGCTTATCGTTATACATGCTTTANNNNNNNNNNNNNNNNNNNNNNNNNNNNNNNNNNNATTNNNNNNNNNNNNNNNNNNCGCACGCGCGCGTGNNNNNNNNNNNNNNNNNNNNNNNNNNNNNNNNNNNNNNNNNNNNNNNNNNNNNNNNNNNNNNNNNNNGGATATACTGAAGCAACAAGATTGTAGGAAAGTTTTAACCCTCTACGCTCGTCGCATCCTTGAGAGGTAATGGGTAAAACNNNNNNNNNNNNNNNNNNNNNNNNNNNNNNNNNNNNNNNNNNNNNNNNNNNNNNNNNNNNNNNNNNNNNNNNNNNNNNNNNNNNNNNNNNNNNNNNNNNNNNNNNNNNNNNNNNNNNNNNNNNNNNNNNNNNNNNNNNNNNNNNNNNNNNNNNNNNNNNNNNNNNNNNNNNNNNNNNNNNNNNNNNNNNNNNNNNNNNNNNNNNNNNNNNNNNNNNNNNNNNNNNNNNNNNNNNNNNNNNNNNNNNNNNNNNNNNNNNNNNNNNNNNNNNNNNNNNNNNNNNNNNNNNNNNNNNNNNNNNNNNNNNNNNNNNNNNNNNNNNNNNNNNNCAATAAGAATGTTTCAAACGACATGCCTTTAACCCTGGAATAACTTGCATGTTAATCTATGAGAACAAAACCTGTTTTTTCTATAGCTTTACTTTCGAATTATATCACCATCTTTTACATGTTTATTGCATTTCTTCATGTATTAATGATATGTTAATTATACGTGAGAAGTATCAAAAACTAAGGGAAAATATAAGAcccaaataaaagagagaaaaacgcgGGACATAACGGTAAGGAGGATAAGGAGCCGATTCGAAAATTCGGTAAGATTCCCAACCGAACTTTTACCAAAACGTGACGTCATAGTGTCTTAACGGGGTCGAggattccccgttttctttcatttgttgaaAATACACGAGCTGGCATTTCCATGGATCTCCGCTGCCAAACGCACGATGCGAAATAAGGACAAGGTGTAaggaaacaatgttttttttttatttcacNNNNNNNNNNNNNNNNNNNNNNNNNNNNNNACCGGAAGCTTTAATGGGAGGAAATATAATTCCCATTTACTTATTGATGTTTAGATGGGGATTATTAAATCATTCTATGTTATTAAATGTAATTCTACTTTACGTTGTATTTGGAAGTTTCTTTTTGACACGAAAAGTGTTTGTAAGATGTcctattatgaattattaataacCTTATTGACGATAATCTGAATGAACGGCAACTGTGCGTGTAGGCAACACTAGACACATCCCGGACCCTGACTCCCAGTAAGCGTCTCGCAAGACGTTGGGTAACAAGGTATGGGTACGCTTCCTCGGCGGTCGCAGCATTTACGCTGAGGTGACGCTCCAGTTTTGAGAATGAAGCCATCTGACACTTTCGCTCTGTTGCACGTGAATCTGTGCTGGGCGCTcgcattttctgttttattttcacgCGGGGAGGAGGATGTCGCGATTCCACTGCTGGGTTCCTTGGCGTGCAGTCAGGAGGAAACGCATACGTGCAGGCAAGGAAATGCTAGCTTGCATTGGCCTTTCAGAGGATGCTTGTGCGACGATCTCTGTGGCGAATACGGAGACTGCTGCTACGACGCGAAAAATGACGCCGATTTCGGACCCCCATCAGAGGGCGGGATGTACCGCTGTGTCCCCATTGGGAGCGGCGCGGCACAGTACATGCGTGCATCCTGCCCCTCCGACTGGGTCGACGAGAAGGTCGCGGCGCTGTGTCGGGCAGCTTCACCGGAACAAATGTCCTTCCGAGAAGACCCTTTGCTTCACGTGCCGGTCACCAGCGGAACGACCAACGTGACGTACGCCAACTACCAGTGTGCAATGTGCCATGGCGATACGCAAAACGTCACCTTTTGGAGGATCGATTTGCAGTGCTCCTCTCTGACAAGCGACAGCGATGTTGACGTAGATGACCTAGTGTTTCGAGAGGGCCAGTGGGGAGTGGTCGTGAATGACAGTGAGCCAGAAGTGGTGCACAAATGTGATCTGACACTGGAACTCGGAAACTTTGGGAATTTCTCCAGGAGAGAGTGCGAACTTGTTGTGGACAAGTGCATGCAAGACTGGGACGATGAGGCGATAGAAAAACTGTGCCATTCATACACATCTCATGTAATAATAAATGGGGAAGTTTACAAGAATAACTTTTGTGCTACTTGCAACAATGTGTCCAGTACCGATGCAAGATGTTTCTCCCTGTATTACACTTATGATGCGGATACGGGTGACGTATTTATTAATTATCCTGTATTAAGGTCCGACTCCCCGTATGCGCCTCAACCTTTTACTATGCTGATAGATTTCACGTCCGGAAACGGTTACAACAAGGTAGGAAAAAGCTATATCTTTAATCCGTTCTCCAAGAAGTTCTGGAATCTAAGTGAAGCTTCCGTCAAAGGGAACCTGAGTCATCCAGACACAGCAGACAATGCCACTGCCCCCCCTCGTAGCGACGGAACCTGTAGAAACGAGACGATTCTCAAGGACGAATACACTATGGTCAACGAAAGTGTGTTCGTAAACCTGTCTAATCGTATTTACTATCCAGGGGAGTACGAGGTTGTGGACGAAGGGGTTTCGGTGTGCTCCGCGGAGTCCGACAAGTACTCGCCTGCCTTGGGGTGGGTGACGCTGGCTGGGCTGAGCGCGTCCTCCCTGTGCCTCGTGCTGCACTTGGTCGCCTTCGCTCTCGTGCCTCACCTCAGAAACCTTCACGGCAAGAACGTGGCATCTCTTTCTGCGTCACTCCTCGGGGCCTACGTCACGTACATCCTCAGCGTTTTCGCCGAGACGTCGACGACGGAATGTTACGTGTTCGCGGTTCTGATCTATTACTTGTTTCTGACGTCGTTCTCGTGGATGAACGTCTTGGGCTTCGACGTGTTTTACACCTTCAGGCGAACCAGGCTGAGGTCGGGAGACCAGTGGAAGAGGTTCTTGGTGTATTCTGCCTACGGCTGGCTGCTGCCCGCCTGCGCCGTGGCTGCGGTGGTAGCGCTCGACCAGACGAGGCCCCCCGGGTTCCCCCCGGAATTCCTTCCGAGTCTTGGCCAACACCTGTGTTGGTTCGGGCGACGTAAGGCCTTGCTGGCGTTCTTCGGCGCCCCCCTGTTCACCAGCATCGCCATCAACGTGGCTTTGTTCGTCGCCACGACAGCCACCATCGCCAAGACCAGGCAGTCGGAGGTGCGGAAGACCTCCCCGAGTGAACCGAAGAAGGAGTTCCTCCTGTACCTTCGCCTGGCCGTCCTGATGGGGATCACGTGGATCACTTCGGTGTTGGCTTCGTACCTGCAGCTGGAAGTGCTGTGGTACGTGTTCACCCTCTTGACCACTCTGCAGGGCCTGTTCATCTTCCTGGCCTTCACCTGCAGGACCAAGGTGTGGGAGGCCATCGCGCAGCCTTGCCAAGCGGTCTCCTCCGTCAGCTGCTGCGCAAGGCAAGAGTCAGAAGCTCAGTCGAGTGATCAGAGCGGAATGTCCTCCAGCTCGACCACGACTAACATGACTCCCGCCGATTCAGACTTGTCCATTCATTCCTCAAACACAGTGTTAACGCTCAAGTTTTCGACGATCAGTGcagtttaaaatcaaaatatctttatttaaatagtcattgtacacatgtatatagttaGATTATGATGCTCAAGTTgaattcttgttatatatatatattaattttgaacaAGGTAATAACCAAATATACGAAACGTACAACTAGTTATATGCTcacactttagaaaaaaaaacactccttaGTTACCAAAAGCTGACGTGAATTccttagggaaaaaaagagaaacttcaATGCTGCCAAGAAAGTGATCGACATGAGAGGCAGCACCGTAAGGAAACGGGAAacagcaaaacaagaaaacaggaaACAAATTAACAAGGAAACAAAATTAGGTTTCGTGAAATATGCAACGAGATGNNNNNNNNNNNNNNNNNNNNNNNNNNNTAGCTCACTTAACTATTACTGAAGAAACGATGACTGTCAAAATACGCTTTTTACGGCGCAGCGACactaattaacattattttagtCGCCTTTGTATATTActgtaaaaagataattatattctttgtaaataaacatatttaaacaaaaaaggtaTTTTATTCTCATCTTCGTTGTTCNNNNNNNNNNNNNNNNNNNNNNNNNNNNNNNNNNNNNNNNNNNNNNNNNNNNNNNNNNNNNNNNNNNNNNNNNNNNNNNNNNNNNNNNNNNNNNNNNNNNNNNNNNNNNNNNNNNNNNNNNNNNNNNNNNNNNNNNNNNNNNNNNNNNNNNNNNNNNNNNNNNNNNNNNNNNNNNNNNNNNNNNNNNNNNNNNNNNNNNNNNNNNNNNNNNNNNNNNNNNNNNNNNNNNNNNNNNNNNNNNNNNNNNNNNNNNNNNNNNNNNNNNNNNNNNNNNNNNNNNNNNNNNNNNNNNNNNNNNNNNNNNNNNNNNNNNNNNNNNNNNNNNNNNNNNNNNNNNNNNNNNNNNNNNNNAANNNNNNNNNNNNNNNNNNNNNNNNNNNNNNNNNNNNNNNNNNNNNNNNNNNNNNNNNNNNNNNNNNNNNNNNNNNNNNNNNNNNNNNNNNNNNNNNNNNNNNNNNNNNNNNNNNNNNNNNNNNNNNNNNNNNNNNNNNNNNNNNNNNNNNNNNNNNNNNNNNNNNNNNNNNNNNNNNNNNNNNNNNNNNNNNNNNNNNNNNNNNNNNNNNNNNNNNNNNNNNNNNNNNNNNNNNNNNNNNNNNNNNNNNNNNNNNNNNNNNNNNNNNNNNNNNNNNNNNNNNNNNNNNNNNNNNNNNNNNNNNNNNNNNNNNNNNNNNNNNNNNNNNNNNNNNNNNNNNNNNNNNNNNNNNNNNNNNNNNNNNNNNNNNNNNNNNNNNNNNNNNNNNNNNNNNNNNNNNNNNNNNNNNNNNNNNNNNNNNNNNNNNNNNNNNNNNNNNNNNNTAAACTATGCATATGGTGTACGTTCGTGAAATCTATTGTTTTCGTCCACTTTTGTATACCGAGAAGGCGACTTCCATATGGATTCCTCTGGCTTACGTCAGCAGTAACGTCATTCCTTCACCTGCTAGTTAGTAATGCCACTAACGAAACTGTGGTTATAAACCTGTCTAACCCAACTTACTNNNNNNNNNNNNNNNNNNNNNNNNNNNNNNNNNNNNNNNNNNNNNNNNNNNNNNNNNNNNNNNNNNNNNNNNNNNNNNNNNNNNNNNNNNNNNNNNNNNNNNNNNNNNNNNNNNNNNNNNNNNNNNNNNNNNNNNNNNNNNNNNNNNNNNNNNNNNNNNNNNNNNNNNNNNNNNNNNNNNNNNNNNNNNNNNNNNNNNNNNNNNNNNNNNNNNNNNNNNNNNNNNNNNNNNNNNNNNNNNNNNNNNNNNTAAAGGTTTATGATATAAAGTGAAACAATTTGTCTCCTGTAaagaaaatatcataattatctttttttctgtatgtgtgaagTGTCTAACGAAATTCAGGAGGAAACGGATATGCACAAAACGTTCTATTGTCCTCTCGTTTGTGAatattattttcttccatttatatGGTAATGTAAGATCGTGACACCATGTGTACTTTAGGAAAAAATATCCTTATCTACATCCCGATTACCTGACTCCACCTTACTGATCTACATAATANNNNNNNNNNNNNNNNNNNNNNNNNNNNNNNNNNNNNNNNNNNNNNNNNNNNNNNNNNNNNNNNNNNNNNNNNNNNNNNNNNNNNNNNNNNNNNNNNNNNNNNNNNNNNNNNNNNNNNNNNNNNNNNNNNNNNNNNNNNNNNNNNNNNNNNNNNNNNNNCACTTNNNNNNNNNNNNNNNNNNNNNNNNNNNNNNNNNNNNNNNNNNNNNNNNNNNNNNNNNNNNNNNNNNNNNNNNNNNNNNNNNNNNNNNNNNNNNNNNNNNNNNNNNNNNNNNNNNNNNNNNNNNNNNNNNNNNNNNNNNNNNNNNNNNNNNNNNNNNNNNNNNNNNNNNNNNNNNNNNNNNNNNNNNNNNNNNNNNNNNNNNNNNNNNNNNNNNNNNNNNNNNNNNNNNNNNNNNNNNNNNNNNNNNNNNNNNNNNNNNNNNNNNNNNNNNNNNNNNNNNNNNNNNNNNNNNNNNNNNNNNNNNNNNNNNNNNNNNNNNNNNNNNNNNNNNNNNNNNNNNNgaataatgatgatgtttacatTGTGTTTTAGAATGAAGATGATGTTAGTGAAGATCGGATTTCGTTCTCCCACGACTTTCAGAATCNNNNNNNNNNNNNNNNNNNNNNNNNNNNNNNNNNNNNNNNNNNNNNNNNNNNNNNNNNNNNNNNNNNNNNNNNNNNNNNNNNNNNNNNNNNNNNNNNNNNNNNNNNNNNNNNNNNNNNNNNNNNNNNNNNNNNNNNNNNNNNNNNNNNNNNNNNNNNNNNNNNNNNNNNNNNNNNNNNNNNNNNNNNNNNNNNNNNNNNNNNNNNNNNNNNNNNNNNNNNNNNNNNNNNNNNNNNNNNNNNNNNNNNNNNNNNNNNNNNNNNNNNNNNNNNNNNNNNNNNNNNNNNNNNNNN from Penaeus monodon isolate SGIC_2016 chromosome 23, NSTDA_Pmon_1, whole genome shotgun sequence includes these protein-coding regions:
- the LOC119588002 gene encoding LOW QUALITY PROTEIN: uncharacterized protein LOC119588002 (The sequence of the model RefSeq protein was modified relative to this genomic sequence to represent the inferred CDS: deleted 1 base in 1 codon), which translates into the protein MLLMSVLFAVFLAKTSQGFNESDLVALETSCHPVDPCRRDALPPPSWRGRNCFCDEHCLQYADCCIDADAYDAQTYQANAGKFRCVGLKQYGDVYMKGTCSDGWEDGEVAALCLEGSPADNLGHEDLLANLPATSAASNVTYVNYYCAICNNDSHSLTLWQSRWECEGLDGLRSTLSQDAAASGIAFKSGNWGVDLEINGTKEYHVCALYPSLPTTLADVTRPCQAAISSCAANWTDQNVADLCQSYTAVVYNNTVPYRNPHCATCNYLEEEKTSCLSRDLQRNQKDRFFNPEAFALLFDFTDASGSNIVGSTSPCSRFEVWDPFFRKCRSVVCGKENQKFERGKCVDVSDFNATTSSEPSTAAPTTPGPVSTLSANRNIPIIFPDDPVYSAAPPITPPPATTMHTPTNTTVLSNTPASSNSSAPNLVCNKVFLSEDEFTLDEAGTVYVANYRLNYTFNEYVVQEGGVLLCAPTYDRSKFSAVMGWVTLLCLGVSCACLMVHLVAFAMVPDLRFLSGKNLASLSVTLILAYSVFVANVFSELEGAGCVAMAAVLYYLFLSSICWMNAVAFDIWLTFRRGKTELRVTAGKQWRKFVAYCAYSWGIPALAAALLVVLDLQRPKVIVEEILPYLGQGEGLCWFGQRRSLFVFFAIPVAFMIVVNVVFFICTARIIAETTLSTSAMTSSSHHKSHYKMYLRLAVLTGFTWLSGIIAGYLQVEALWYVFVVFNSLQGVFIFLAFTCRRKVWRTMGLRMRRLCQRGSSWVARRVGPSSQGVELKDAVDGQSSATPATSLDDC
- the LOC119588003 gene encoding uncharacterized protein LOC119588003; this translates as MKPSDTFALLHVNLCWALAFSVLFSRGEEDVAIPLLGSLACSQEETHTCRQGNASLHWPFRGCLCDDLCGEYGDCCYDAKNDADFGPPSEGGMYRCVPIGSGAAQYMRASCPSDWVDEKVAALCRAASPEQMSFREDPLLHVPVTSGTTNVTYANYQCAMCHGDTQNVTFWRIDLQCSSLTSDSDVDVDDLVFREGQWGVVVNDSEPEVVHKCDLTLELGNFGNFSRRECELVVDKCMQDWDDEAIEKLCHSYTSHVIINGEVYKNNFCATCNNVSSTDARCFSLYYTYDADTGDVFINYPVLRSDSPYAPQPFTMLIDFTSGNGYNKVGKSYIFNPFSKKFWNLSEASVKGNLSHPDTADNATAPPRSDGTCRNETILKDEYTMVNESVFVNLSNRIYYPGEYEVVDEGVSVCSAESDKYSPALGWVTLAGLSASSLCLVLHLVAFALVPHLRNLHGKNVASLSASLLGAYVTYILSVFAETSTTECYVFAVLIYYLFLTSFSWMNVLGFDVFYTFRRTRLRSGDQWKRFLVYSAYGWLLPACAVAAVVALDQTRPPGFPPEFLPSLGQHLCWFGRRKALLAFFGAPLFTSIAINVALFVATTATIAKTRQSEVRKTSPSEPKKEFLLYLRLAVLMGITWITSVLASYLQLEVLWYVFTLLTTLQGLFIFLAFTCRTKVWEAIAQPCQAVSSVSCCARQESEAQSSDQSGMSSSSTTTNMTPADSDLSIHSSNTVLTLKFSTISAV